A single window of Nicotiana sylvestris chromosome 5, ASM39365v2, whole genome shotgun sequence DNA harbors:
- the LOC138868830 gene encoding uncharacterized protein — translation MAPFEALYGRQCRSPIRCFEPDEAKLYGTDLVKDALEKVNLIQKQLRTSQSRQKSYADQKVCDLSFMVGEKVLLKVLPMKGIMRFGKKGKLSLRFIGPFEVLR, via the coding sequence atggctccatttgaggctttatatggtcggcaatGTCGTTCTCCCATCAGGTGCTTTGAGCCCgatgaggctaagttatatggtactgatttggtgaaggatgccttggaaaaggtgaaTTTGATTCAGAAGCAACTTCGCACAtcacagtccagacagaagagttacgcggatcagaaggtgTGTGATTTGTCATTTATggtgggcgagaaggttctactgaaagTTTTGCCGATGAAGGGaatcatgagatttgggaagaagggcaagttgagcctaaggtttataggtccatttgaggtgttgagatga